A window of Candidatus Limnocylindrales bacterium contains these coding sequences:
- a CDS encoding biotin/lipoyl-binding protein, which yields MKKLIITLCLLILILGAGGYYYFFKGKSKSVQYKTTRVERGNIVTVVSATGTINPVINVQVGSQVSGIIQALYADYNSEVKKDQVIAQLDPSTFQAQVTQAMANLESARANLKNVEADIANLSAGIENAQANL from the coding sequence ATGAAAAAATTGATTATTACTTTATGTCTACTCATCCTAATCCTGGGAGCTGGAGGTTATTATTATTTTTTCAAGGGCAAAAGCAAGTCGGTTCAATATAAGACCACCCGTGTGGAGAGGGGGAATATTGTCACGGTGGTGTCCGCGACAGGGACTATCAATCCCGTTATCAATGTTCAGGTGGGGAGTCAGGTTTCCGGCATTATCCAGGCTCTCTATGCAGATTACAATTCTGAGGTTAAAAAAGATCAGGTGATCGCTCAACTGGACCCTTCAACCTTTCAGGCTCAGGTGACTCAGGCTATGGCCAATTTGGAGAGCGCCCGGGCCAATCTTAAAAACGTTGAGGCCGATATCGCCAACCTTTCTGCCGGGATCGAGAATGCCCAGGCGAATTTA